In Azoarcus sp. PA01, the sequence TGGCATCGGCATGGGCACCGAGGGCATGAAGTATTCGCTGGTGTCGCGGGAAGTGATCGCCGACAGCATCGAGACCTGCGTCAATGGGCTGTGGCAGGACGGGGTCGTGGTGATCGGCGGATGCGACAAGAACATGCCCGGCGGCATGATCGCGCTTGTCCGCACCAACGTGCCGGGAATCTACGTCTATGGCGGCACGATCAAACCGGGCATTACAAGGGCAGGGATCTGAACATCGTCTCGGTTTTCGAGGCGGTGGGGAATTTACCGCGGGGCGGCTCGATCCGATCGATTTCAAGGAAATCGAGAAGCGTGCCTGCCCCGGCAGTGGCTCGTGCGGCGGGATGTACACGGCCAACACGATGAGCGCCGCGTTCGAAGCGCTCGGCATGAGCCTGCCGTATTCCTCGACTATGGCCAACGAGGACGCCGAGAAGCTCGCGAGCGCCGCCGAGTCCGCCCGGGTGCTGGTGGAGGCGATCAAACGTGGCCTTCGCCGCGCGACATCGTCACCCGGGAGGCGATCGAGAACGCCGTCAGCGTGATCATGGCGACGGGGGGCTCGACCAACGCGGTGCTGCACTTTCTGGCGATCGCCCACGCGGCCGAGGTGCCGTGGACGATCGACGACTTCGAGCGCATCCGGCGACGCGTGCCGGTGATCGTCGACATGAAGCCGTCCGGGCAGTACCTCGCGACCGATCTCCATCGGGCAGGCGGCATTCCGCAGGTGATGAAGCTGCTGCTCGAGGCCGGGCTGCTGCACGGCGACTGCGTCACGATCACCGGGCGGACGATCGCGGAGCTGCTTGCGGACGTTCCGGCGGCGCGCGTGCCGATCAGGACGTCATCCATCCGCTGTCCGATCCGCTGTACGCGCAGGGCCATCTGGCA encodes:
- a CDS encoding dihydroxy-acid dehydratase, with the protein product GIGMGTEGMKYSLVSREVIADSIETCVNGLWQDGVVVIGGCDKNMPGGMIALVRTNVPGIYVYGGTIKPGITRAGI